In the genome of Muntiacus reevesi chromosome 5, mMunRee1.1, whole genome shotgun sequence, one region contains:
- the MS4A8 gene encoding membrane-spanning 4-domains subfamily A member 8, whose protein sequence is MNPSTSAGPTANSVFVVTPPNGYTVFPGGMSQVPLYPNYQSQVHVIHGNPPGPWPPVSQQPTERTLKEGKALGAVQILIGLVHLGLGSVMPTVLSGYYTAVSFYGGFPFWGGVWFIISGSLSVLAEKQSRTSCLLNSSVGFNIVSAIFSMVGLTLFIVDLIITAPYAYPDYNPHYSTWGRVPGMAISGLLLIFCLLELCIASVSAHFGCQLTCYQTNNVGVVIPNVYVTNPAVIPEPENSPPNYSEVQGDK, encoded by the exons ATGAATCCATCGACTTCAGCAGGTCCCACGGCCAATTCTGTGTTTGTGGTGACACCCCCAAATGGGTATACCGTGTTCCCTGGGGGCATGTCTCAGGTGCCCCTATATCCAAACTACCAGTCCCAAGTCCATGTAATTCACGGGAACCCACCTGGTCCGTGGCCACCTGTGAGTCAGCAACCCACGGAGAGAACCCTAAAAGAAGGCAAAGCCTTAGGG GCCGTCCAGATCCTGATTGGCCTGGTTCACCTTGGCCTCGGTTCCGTCATGCCGACTGTCCTCTCAGGGTACTACACTGCTGTGTCGTTCTACGGAGGCTTCCCCTTCTGGGGAGGCGTCTGG TTTATCATTTCAGGATCCCTCTCGGTGTTGGCAGAAAAGCAGTCACGAACTTCTTGTCTG CTGAATAGCAGCGTGGGCTTCAACATCGTCAGTGCAATCTTCTCCATGGTTGGACTTACGCTCTTCATCGTAGATTTAATTATCACGGCTCCGTACGCCTACCCTGACTATAATCCTCACTATTCCACCTGGGGCCGG GTCCCTGGAATGGCCATTTCTGGTTTGCTGCTCATCTTCTGCCTCCTGGAGTTGTGCATTGCAAGTGTATCTGCCCACTTTGGCTGCCAGCTGACCTGCTACCAAACCAACAAC GTGGGCGTGGTGATCCCAAATGTCTACGTGACAAACCCAGCGGTCATCCCAGAACCAGAGAACTCGCCACCAAATTATTCTGAGGTCCAGGGTGACAAATAA